A window of the Thalassophryne amazonica chromosome 11, fThaAma1.1, whole genome shotgun sequence genome harbors these coding sequences:
- the LOC117519854 gene encoding protocadherin alpha-8-like yields MVSSSCLLLFSLVCFGEVVSAQIKYSTPEEIRVGSTIGNVAKDLGLDVSTLVNRHFRLVSGGEDALFEVNPTSGVLCAHRRIDREELCDKNAACAVDLKIVVENPLEIHYVSVEITDANDHAPSFAEKEKVFEIAESTLPGARFQLPGARDADVGINSVQRYKLSPNDHFHLEIRDKDEDKIPFLVLQKNLDREQKIIHSLILTATDGGTPQKSAHLNLTIKVLDINDNRPIFSKDVYSATLRENVSLETVVMNVHATDLDDGINGEVEYGFGGDVNTKVLQLFRLDKNTGEIRVQGQIDYETSDVFKLDIQASDKGQPPMTTDCRVIIKVIDINDNKPEIEVTTISDSVPEDSRSGTVIYLISVSDLDSGVNGKVICSVSENVPFELKPSFKENMYSLVTNQPLDREAVSDYEISITATDYGDPPLSSAKTLNIRVSDVNDNFPEFKHNPLELYLTENISLVQQYFL; encoded by the coding sequence ATGGTGTCCTCGTCGTGTCTCCTGCTTTTCTCTCTCGTTTGCTTCGGTGAGGTGGTTTCTGCTCAGATCAAATACTCGACTCCAGAAGAGATTCGGGTGGGATCTACGATTGGAAATGTGGCCAAGGATTTAGGCCTTGATGTATCTACTCTGGTAAACAGGCATTTTCGCCTTGTGTCCGGAGGTGAGGACGCTCTGTTTGAGGTGAATCCGACGAGCGGAGTTTTGTGCGCGCACCGGAGGATCGACCGCGAAGAGTTGTGCGACAAAAACGCTGCCTGCGCGGTGGATCTGAAAATCGTTGTTGAAAATCCACTGGAGATCCATTATGTCAGCGTGGAAATAACGGATGCTAACGACCACGCTCCGAGTTTTGCTGAGAAAGAAAAGGTGTTCGAAATAGCGGAAAGCACTTTACCGGGAGCGCGATTTCAGTTACCAGGCGCACGAGATGCAGATGTTGGGATAAATTCTGTCCAGCGTTACAAGCTCAGTCCAAACGATCATTTTCATCTTGAAATCAGAGACAAGGACGAGGACAAAATCCCTTTCTTGGTGCTCCAAAAGAATTTAGACAGAGAACAGAAAATAATCCACAGCTTGATTCTGACAGCTACAGATGGAGGGACCCCGCAAAAATCTGCTCATCTGAATCTTACCATAAAGGTTCTTGATATCAATGATAACAGGCCGATTTTTTCCAAAGATGTTTATTCTGCAACCTTAAGAGAAAACGTGTCGTTGGAAACGGTTGTAATGAACGTTCACGCTACGGATCTCGATGACGGAATAAACGGAGAAGTCGAATATGGTTTTGGTGGAGACGTTAATACCAAAGTCTTACAGCTGTTTCGTCTGGATAAAAATACAGGAGAAATCCGAGTTCAGGGTCAGATAGACTATGAAACGTCTGATGTTTTCAAATTAGATATCCAGGCTTCTGATAAAGGTCAGCCCCCGATGACAACGGATTGTAGAGTTATAATAAAGGTAATTGATATTAATGATAACAAACCAGAGATAGAGGTGACGACAATATCAGACAGTGTTCCGGAGGATTCCAGAAGTGGAACTGTCATTTATCTAATTAGCGTGTCAGATCTCGATTCTGGAGTGAATGGTAAAGTGATATGCAGTGTGTCAGAAAATGTGCCGTTTGAATTAAAACCCTCATTTAAGGAAAATATGTATTCATTAGTGACAAATCAACCACTCGACAGAGAAGCCGTGTCTGATTATGAGATCTCCATCACAGCTACAGACTACGGGGATCCTCCACTCTCCTCAGCCAAAACTTTAAATATCAGAGTGTCAGATGTGAATGACAACTTCCCAGAATTCAAGCATAATCCGTTAGAATTATATCTAACAGAAAATATATCCCTGGTGCAACAATATTTTCTGTAA
- the LOC117520496 gene encoding protocadherin beta-15-like, translating into MGTEWRSGSRDFARISFLLCLLLFVGKQALAEIRYSVPEEVKEGTVVANVAKDLGFDVTSLTNRRFRVVSESEEDFFEVKQDSGALCVHKKIDREEVCQGSGACLMELKIIVENPLEIHYVAVEITDVNDHTPRFPASEKTFEIAEQTLPGWRFQLPTARDPDAGINSIRIYTINLHDHFAVDVRQNDEDKMPFLVLKKPLDREQKNKHSLLVTAVDGGKPQRSGTLNVTIIVLDSNDNRPTFAEETYEISIYENVPFDTLVFTINASDPDEGTNGEIEYMLGNNLKPNIYDIFYLDTRTGAITVKGMLDYEDNDVYKMDIEATDKGAPPLKGACRLIVKIIDINDNSPQIEITSLSDTVSEDSKPGTIISLISVKDKDFGVNGKILSKITNDVPFELKPSYKENTYSVVTKGFLDREQMSHYEITIKATDCGEPPLSTLKTLNIQISDVNDNSPHFEQNPFQFYLVENNVAGKSIFSVSATDKDLNDNAVITYHIVREGQNGIMSFLNINPDNGHISALKSFDFETLKSFQFQVVATDCGTPSLSSNVTVNVFILDQNDNPPVILYPVSANGSAEGVEEIPRNVNAGHLVTKVRAYDADIGYNGWLLFSLQELTDHSLFALDRYTGQIRTLCSFTETDEAEHKLVILVKDNGNVSLSATATVTVKLVEPKEAFAASDVKGSAKDEEDNNVTFYLMITLGSVSTLFLISIIVLIAMQCSKTTDYSSKYLQEANYDGTLCNSIQYRSGEKRYMLVGPRMSIGSTVVPGSNANTLVVPDRRKTSAEPTPAINSFKNHLDQLCKDLPLVYDHKDTPATRDTSRSMYLHSDQDVLRGFEVAVEPTEEALK; encoded by the exons ATGGGGACCGAATGGAGAAGTGGATCACGGGATTTCGCTCGgatttcttttcttctttgtcTGCTGCTGTTTGTCGGAAAGCAGGCTTTGGCTGAAATAAGGTACTCTGTTCCCGAGGAGGTGAAAGAAGGAACCGTTGTTGCAAATGTTGCAAAGGATCTCGGCTTTGACGTCACCTCTTTGACAAACCGACGGTTCcgtgttgtttctgagtctgaggAGGATTTTTTTGAGGTAAAACAGGACAGCGGTGCTTTGTGTGTCCACAAGAAAATCGACAGAGAGGAGGTCTGTCAGGGGAGCGGCGCATGTCTAATGGAGCTGAAAATAATCGTTGAAAATCCTTTAGAAATACATTATGTGGCTGTAGAAATTACTGATGTTAATGATCACACACCCCGTTTTCCTGCCAGTGAGAAAACGTTTGAAATAGCAGAACAAACACTGCCAGGATGGCGTTTTCAACTACCGACTGCTCGTGATCCTGATGCTGGAATTAATTCCATTCGCATTTACACCATTAATTTACATGATCATTTTGCTGTAGATGTCCGTCAAAACGATGAGGACAAAATGCCGTTTTTAGTGTTGAAGAAGCCGTtagacagagaacagaaaaataaacactcaCTGCTGGTTACAGCTGTTGATGGTGGAAAACCTCAAAGATCAGGGACACTAAATGTGACCATTATTGTTCTTGACAGTAATGATAACCGTCCAACATTTGCTGAAGAGACATATGAAATTTCAATTTATGAAAATGTTCCATTTGACACTTTAGTATTTACAATAAATGCGTCAGATCCAGATGAAGGCACAAATGGAGAAATTGAATATATGCTTGGAAACAACTTGAAGCCAAACATATATGATATTTTTTACTTGGACACAAGAACTGGAGCAATTACAGTTAAAGGAATGTTAGACTATGAAGACAATGACGTTTATAAAATGGATATAGAGGCAACAGATAAAGGAGCACCTCCACTAAAAGGTGCTTGTAGATTAATTGTAAAGATAATAGACATCAATGATAATTCACCTCAAATAGAAATCACATCACTGTCAGATACAGTTTCTGAGGATTCAAAACCTGGTACAATAATTTCTCTCATTTCTGTTAAAGATAAAGATTTTGGTGTGAATGGAAAGATTCTTTCAAAAATAACAAATGATGTTCCTTTTGAATTAAAACCCTCTTATAAGGAGAATACATATTCAGTTGTGACTAAAGGATTTTTGGATCGAGAACAAATGTCACATTATGAAATAACAATCAAAGCCACAGATTGTGGTGAGCCTCCCTTATCCACTTTAAAAACACTGAATATTCAGATTTCAGATGTCAATGATAACAGTCCACATTTTGAACAAAATCCGTTCCAGTTTTATCTTGTAGAAAATAATGTTGCTGGAAAGTCAATATTCTCTGTAAGTGCAACAGACAAAGACCTGAATGAtaatgcagttattacttatcATATTGTGAGAGAAGGTCAAAATGGAATAATGTCTTTCCTAAATATAAATCCTGATAACGGACACATTTCAGCACTAAAAAGTTTTGACTTTGAAACCCTGAAAAGTTTCCAGTTCCAAGTTGTGGCCACAGATTGTGGAACTCCATCACTGAGCAGCAACGTGACAGTGAACGTGTTCATTCTGGATCAGAACGACAACCCTCCAGTCATCCTGTATCCAGTCAGTGCTAACGGTTCTGCTGAAGGTGTGGAGGAGATTCCccgaaatgtgaacgcaggtcactTGGTGACTAAAGTCAGAGCCTATGACGCTGATATAGGATATAACGGCTGGTTACTGTTTTCACTGCAGGAGCTTACTGACCACAGTCTGTTTGCTTTGGACCGCTATACAGGACAGATCAGAACACTTTGCTCATTCACAGAGACAGACGAGGCTGAGCATAAACTGGTCATACTGGTCAAAGACAATGGGAACGTTTCACTCTCAGCAACAGCTACTGTGACTGTCAAACTTGTGGAGCCCAAAGAGGCTTTTGCAGCTTCTGATGTTAAAGGTTCAGCAAAAGATGAAGAGGACAATAATGTGACTTTTTATCTCATGATCACTTTGGGCTCAGTTTCCACACTTTTCCTCATCAGTATCATCGTACTGATTGCCATGCAGTGCTCCAAAACCACAGACTATTCATCCAAGTATTTGCAAGAAGCAAATTATGATGGAACTCTGTGCAACAGCATCCAGTACAGATCTGGAGAGAAGCGTTACATGTTAGTTGGACCCAGGATGAGTATTGGATCTACTGTAGTTCCTGGAAGCAATGCAAACACTCTGGTGGTTCCTGACAGAAGAAAAACGTCTGCAGAG ccca CACCTGCTATTAACAGCTTCAAGAACCATTTGGATCAACTGTGCAAAGACCTACCTCTTGTGTATGACCATAAAGATACACCTGCTACAAGAGATACCTCAAGATCAATGTATCTACACTCTGATCAAGATGTCCTGAGAGGGTTTGAGGTAGCAGTAGAGCCAACAGAAGAGGCACTTAAATGA